The Chiloscyllium plagiosum isolate BGI_BamShark_2017 chromosome 20, ASM401019v2, whole genome shotgun sequence genome has a window encoding:
- the LOC122559990 gene encoding protein SYS1 homolog isoform X4 — protein sequence MAGHFRSYVWDPILIISQIILMQCIYYSFLGIWLAVVDSLVQNSRSLDQVFSYEVLGFSTAQGRLSMMAFVLNSLTCALGLWYFIRRGKQCLDFTVTIHIFHFMGCWIYNLHFPTALSWWLVNIVCIALMAVIGEYLCMRTELRAIPVNTGPKSNL from the exons ATGGCCGGGCACTTCCGCAGCTACGTATGGGATCCCATTCTTATCATATCTCAGATTATCCTGATGCAATGCATCTATTACAGTTTCCTCGGCATTTGGTTGGCTGTGGTGGACAGCCTGGTACAGAACAGTCGCTCACTCGATCAAGTATTTAGCTATGAG GTGCTGGGATTTTCCACAGCTCAGGGAAGGCTATCGATGATGGCATTTGTCCTCAATTCACTCACATG CGCCCTTGGATTGTGGTATTTCATCCGAAGAGGAAAGCAGTGTTTGGATTTTACTGTGACCATCCATATCTTCCACTTCATGGGCTGCTGGATCTACAACTTACACTTTCCCACAGCACTGAGCTGGTGGCTGGTGAACATTGTGTGCATTGCATTGATGGCTGTGATAGGAGAGTACTTGTGCATGCGGACAGAACTGAGGGCCATTCCCGTGAACACTGGACCCAAATCTAACCTGTGA